One genomic region from Anopheles bellator chromosome 2, idAnoBellAS_SP24_06.2, whole genome shotgun sequence encodes:
- the LOC131211796 gene encoding uncharacterized protein LOC131211796 isoform X1, producing the protein MQDENPNDAILPNERESIDDCHFRYYEYGKTGAIKPTYGRPTYLREFAHMAAIGWTQPDNLTILWQCGGSLIWENFILTAAHCTADANNTQPDVARFGDLNLFDDSDDQYAQQLKIIEVIRHPQHRFSARYHDIALMRLERRIELHDTVAPACLWTDDEIRFKAFEATGWGATGFAESRTPILLKVSLTPVERESCTSHYSGIRGLRSGLHEYQMCAGDSKMDTCPGDSGGPLQVKLLHNTRLTPFIVGVTSFGTACGFSVPGVYSRVAPYVPWIQTVLRASGEDAQDWQFEPHACALRYVHLREYEPSVVLHSSGENEQLDLDEAHLFGTSSAQVVSIHWNETVAPGNRECYGVIIDRSTVVTLARCTQANGVPPSHVTHLGNDSNIVTRHHRHPDYREHSLLNDVGILELKDPFEFASSWDFYPACIWSRKNGMDGKLTVSGRGLRALNEIVEKEPEINNSTLKKTINTVGVVVTQNGTNCTIPRQYATKLPNGLSAEHLCFGAEPFLVPKTCDLAYGGPLQREVFRWGRRLMYVNALSLLGKDCGFGESAVAVKLSHHVEWLQSVLLPPRTIEKAAETRPFVFLNPDLEEGDECSTQDRSAGVCVNAQYCPKVAQGFRQNRGVTFCQSGSLVCCPHRYIRNGTNEEWQEIDRCNVDHQGGEEDMDEAPLHMVSIVWTYPEWNRVCAGTIISSRTLVTAASCLDMTKPPSYVHVNHPDAEIELRLEPGSVTIHPEFENSTKRHDIALIRTRSVIDGHFGRSRACLWRNTTHTPFLLQQYVYLNDAVETTEAFFKFNTDCRRAFGRVPQAHELCLHVDDPDHTFFVDEGMPALWTKPGASQASYLIGIASHRSTVERSVFIHTRVSSYIDWIKGEL; encoded by the exons ATGCAGGATGAGAATCCCAACGATGCGATATTACCGAATGAGCGGGAGTCCATTGACG ATTGCCATTTTCGGTACTACGAATACGGAAAAACGGGGGCAATCAAGCCAACGTACGGAAGACCAACGTACCTGCGGGAGTTTGCACACATGGCCGCCATCGGTTGGACGCAGCCGGACAACCTGACCATCCTGTGGCAGTGCGGCGGCTCGCTGATATGGGAAAACTTCATCCTCACCGCAGCGCACTGTACGGCAGATGCCAA CAACACGCAACCGGATGTGGCTAGATTCGGGGATCTTAACTTATTTGACGACTCGGATGATCAGTATGCCCAGCAGTTGAAGATTATCGAAGTGATCCGCCATCCTCAGCATCGGTTCAGTGCTCGGTACCACGATATAGCGTTGATGCGCTTGGAACGAAGGATTGA ACTTCATGACACGGTTGCTCCGGCATGCCTATGGACTGACGACGAGATACGATTCAAAGCGTTCGAGGCTACGGGTTGGGGTGCTACCGGGTTCG CCGAATCGCGTACGCCAATCCTCTTGAAGGTATCGCTGACCCCGGTGGAGCGGGAAAGTTGTACTTCGCACTACAGCGGCATTCGCGGGCTGCGCTCTGGCCTTCACGAGTATCAGATGTGTGCCGGAGACTCCAAGATGGACACATGCCCG GGGGACTCTGGTGGACCGTTGCAAGTGAAGCTGCTTCACAACACACGCCTCACTCCGTTTATCGTTGGAGTCACATCTTTCGGGACTGCCTGTGGCTTTTCGGTACCGGGAGTATACAGCCGAGTGGCTCCCTACGTACCCTGGATACAGACAGTGCTGAGGGCTAGTGGTGAAGATGCCCAAG ATTGGCAGTTTGAACCCCATGCTTGTGCGCTGCGGTATGTGCATTTGCGAGAGTACGAACCCAGTGTGGTGCTGCACTCTAGTGGTGAAAATGAACAGCTTGATCTTGATGAAGCTCATCTGTTCGGCACATCGTCCGCTCAGGTGGTGTCGATCCACTGGAACGAGACGGTGGCTCCCGGCAACAGGGAATGTTACGGAGTCATCATTGATCGGAGTACGGTTGTAACACTTGCTCGGTGCACCCAAGCTAACGG TGTTCCTCCTTCGCATGTTACGCATCTGGGCAACGATAGCAACATAGTCACGCGCCACCATAGACACCCCGATTACAGAGAGCACTCGTTGCTGAATGACGTCGGAATACTGGAGTTAAAGGATCCTTTCGAATTCGCCTCAAGCTGGGACTTTTATCCGGCCTGTATCTGGAGCCGAAAGAACGGAATGGACGGAAAACTGACTGTATCGGGCCGAGGCCTTCGGGCACTCAATGAAATAGTTGAGAAGGAACCGGAGATAAACAATTCCA CTTTGAAGAAAACGATAAATACCGTCGGAGTGGTAGTAACACAGAACGGTACCAATTGTACCATCCCCAGGCAGTATGCTACGAAGCTGCCGAACGGGCTGTCGGCGGAACATCTGTGTTTCGGAGCGGAGCCATTCCTGGTTCCGAAGACCTGTGATTTAGCTTACGGTGGACCGCTGCAGCGAGAGGTTTTTCGCTGGGGCCGTCGACTGATGTACGTGAATGCACTCAGTCTGCTCGGAAAGGACTGTGGGTTCGGTGAGTCTGCCGTGGCCGTCAAACTGTCGCACCACGTGGAGTGGCTGCAATCGGTTCTACTGCCGCCGCGAACGATCGAAAAGGCAGCCGAAACacggccgtttgtttttctaaatCCCGACCTAGAGGAAGGCGATGAATGTAGCACCCAGGACAGAAGTGCCGGAGTGTGCGTCAATGCACAGTACTGTCCTAAAGTGGCCCAAGGCTTCCGCCAGAATCGTGGGGTGACATTCTGTCAGAGTGGCTCACTGGTTTGCTGTCCGCACCGGTACATTCGTAACGGAACGAATGAAGAGTGGCAAGAGATAGATCGCTGTAATGTTGACCATCAGGGTGGCGAAGAAGACATGGACGAAGCCCCTTTACACATG GTTTCCATTGTTTGGACCTACCCAGAATGGAATCGCGTTTGTGCGGGAACAATCATCTCATCGAGAACGTTGGTGACCGCTGCCAGTTGCTTAGACATGACCAAGCCTCCATCCTACGTTCACGTAAACCATCCTGATGCTGAAATAGAGCTACGGTTGGAGCCCGGTTCGGTGACGATCCACCCAGAGTTTGAAAACTCCACCAAACGGCACGACATTGCCCTGATCAGAACGAGAAGCGTAATCGACGGCCACTTTGGACGATCGCGTGCCTGTCTTTGGAGAAACACAACCCACACGCCATTTCTGTTGCAGCAATACGTATACC TCAACGATGCTGTGGAAACGACGGAGGCATTTTTCAAGTTCAACACTGACTGTCGGCGTGCGTTCGGAAGAGTTCCACAGGCCCACGAGCTTTGCCTTCATGTAGACGATCCGGATCACACATTTTTCGTGGACGAAGGAATGCCGGCGCTGTGGACGAAACCGGGCGCCAGTCAAGCATCATACCTGATAGGAATAGCGAGCCATCGGTCTACAGTCGAGCGCTCCGTATTCATCCACACCCGCGTCTCTTCATACATCGATTGGATTAAGGGGGAACTGTAG
- the LOC131211796 gene encoding uncharacterized protein LOC131211796 isoform X2, with the protein MQDENPNDAILPNERESIDDCHFRYYEYGKTGAIKPTYGRPTYLREFAHMAAIGWTQPDNLTILWQCGGSLIWENFILTAAHCTADANNTQPDVARFGDLNLFDDSDDQYAQQLKIIEVIRHPQHRFSARYHDIALMRLERRIELHDTVAPACLWTDDEIRFKAFEATGWGATGFAESRTPILLKVSLTPVERESCTSHYSGIRGLRSGLHEYQMCAGDSKMDTCPGDSGGPLQVKLLHNTRLTPFIVGVTSFGTACGFSVPGVYSRVAPYVPWIQTVLRASGEDAQDWQFEPHACALRYVHLREYEPSVVLHSSGENEQLDLDEAHLFGTSSAQVVSIHWNETVAPGNRECYGVIIDRSTVVTLARCTQANGVPPSHVTHLGNDSNIVTRHHRHPDYREHSLLNDVGILELKDPFEFASSWDFYPACIWSRKNGMDGKLTVSGRGLRALNEIVEKEPEINNSTLKKTINTVGVVVTQNGTNCTIPRQYATKLPNGLSAEHLCFGAEPFLVPKTCDLAYGGPLQREVFRWGRRLMYVNALSLLGKDCGFGESAVAVKLSHHVEWLQSVLLPPRTIEKAAETRPFVFLNPDLEEGDECSTQDRSAGVCVNAQYCPKVAQGFRQNRGVTFCQSGSLVCCPHRYIRNGTNEEWQEIDRCNVDHQGGEEDMDEAPLHMPLFRRFPLFGPTQNGIAFVREQSSHRERW; encoded by the exons ATGCAGGATGAGAATCCCAACGATGCGATATTACCGAATGAGCGGGAGTCCATTGACG ATTGCCATTTTCGGTACTACGAATACGGAAAAACGGGGGCAATCAAGCCAACGTACGGAAGACCAACGTACCTGCGGGAGTTTGCACACATGGCCGCCATCGGTTGGACGCAGCCGGACAACCTGACCATCCTGTGGCAGTGCGGCGGCTCGCTGATATGGGAAAACTTCATCCTCACCGCAGCGCACTGTACGGCAGATGCCAA CAACACGCAACCGGATGTGGCTAGATTCGGGGATCTTAACTTATTTGACGACTCGGATGATCAGTATGCCCAGCAGTTGAAGATTATCGAAGTGATCCGCCATCCTCAGCATCGGTTCAGTGCTCGGTACCACGATATAGCGTTGATGCGCTTGGAACGAAGGATTGA ACTTCATGACACGGTTGCTCCGGCATGCCTATGGACTGACGACGAGATACGATTCAAAGCGTTCGAGGCTACGGGTTGGGGTGCTACCGGGTTCG CCGAATCGCGTACGCCAATCCTCTTGAAGGTATCGCTGACCCCGGTGGAGCGGGAAAGTTGTACTTCGCACTACAGCGGCATTCGCGGGCTGCGCTCTGGCCTTCACGAGTATCAGATGTGTGCCGGAGACTCCAAGATGGACACATGCCCG GGGGACTCTGGTGGACCGTTGCAAGTGAAGCTGCTTCACAACACACGCCTCACTCCGTTTATCGTTGGAGTCACATCTTTCGGGACTGCCTGTGGCTTTTCGGTACCGGGAGTATACAGCCGAGTGGCTCCCTACGTACCCTGGATACAGACAGTGCTGAGGGCTAGTGGTGAAGATGCCCAAG ATTGGCAGTTTGAACCCCATGCTTGTGCGCTGCGGTATGTGCATTTGCGAGAGTACGAACCCAGTGTGGTGCTGCACTCTAGTGGTGAAAATGAACAGCTTGATCTTGATGAAGCTCATCTGTTCGGCACATCGTCCGCTCAGGTGGTGTCGATCCACTGGAACGAGACGGTGGCTCCCGGCAACAGGGAATGTTACGGAGTCATCATTGATCGGAGTACGGTTGTAACACTTGCTCGGTGCACCCAAGCTAACGG TGTTCCTCCTTCGCATGTTACGCATCTGGGCAACGATAGCAACATAGTCACGCGCCACCATAGACACCCCGATTACAGAGAGCACTCGTTGCTGAATGACGTCGGAATACTGGAGTTAAAGGATCCTTTCGAATTCGCCTCAAGCTGGGACTTTTATCCGGCCTGTATCTGGAGCCGAAAGAACGGAATGGACGGAAAACTGACTGTATCGGGCCGAGGCCTTCGGGCACTCAATGAAATAGTTGAGAAGGAACCGGAGATAAACAATTCCA CTTTGAAGAAAACGATAAATACCGTCGGAGTGGTAGTAACACAGAACGGTACCAATTGTACCATCCCCAGGCAGTATGCTACGAAGCTGCCGAACGGGCTGTCGGCGGAACATCTGTGTTTCGGAGCGGAGCCATTCCTGGTTCCGAAGACCTGTGATTTAGCTTACGGTGGACCGCTGCAGCGAGAGGTTTTTCGCTGGGGCCGTCGACTGATGTACGTGAATGCACTCAGTCTGCTCGGAAAGGACTGTGGGTTCGGTGAGTCTGCCGTGGCCGTCAAACTGTCGCACCACGTGGAGTGGCTGCAATCGGTTCTACTGCCGCCGCGAACGATCGAAAAGGCAGCCGAAACacggccgtttgtttttctaaatCCCGACCTAGAGGAAGGCGATGAATGTAGCACCCAGGACAGAAGTGCCGGAGTGTGCGTCAATGCACAGTACTGTCCTAAAGTGGCCCAAGGCTTCCGCCAGAATCGTGGGGTGACATTCTGTCAGAGTGGCTCACTGGTTTGCTGTCCGCACCGGTACATTCGTAACGGAACGAATGAAGAGTGGCAAGAGATAGATCGCTGTAATGTTGACCATCAGGGTGGCGAAGAAGACATGGACGAAGCCCCTTTACACATG CCCCTTTTCCGCAGGTTTCCATTGTTTGGACCTACCCAGAATGGAATCGCGTTTGTGCGGGAACAATCATCTCATCGAGAACGTTGGTGA
- the LOC131208172 gene encoding uncharacterized protein LOC131208172, with amino-acid sequence MPNERESLDDCHFRHYSQGGSSAVAPAFGVPAYLREFAHLGAIGWRQDDGSIQWNCGGSLIWENYVLTAAHCTADLDNKPPDVVRFGDINLYNDTDDAYAQQFNIAEVIRHPQHRYSAKYHDIALLKLEKHITLNETVAPACLWDEEELRFTTLQAAGWGATGYGDSQTPVLLKVSLGPVDTEHCNQFYRAGDRGLKVGLQPYQLCAGDVKMDTCPGDSGGPLEVKLLHNTKVTPFIVGVTSFGSACGQSTPGVYTKVAGYIPWIRSVLEVRGEEAPGSLYNNIAIVKLSDHFFFHNAERTLLLSRADQHRGVNCSVPEKYLLRLRNGLREEHLCYGNEPFLVPETCDLLYGGAVQRRVFRLEKYFQHVYALNLFGRDCGYGQSAVGVRISSHFEWLSKMLLTNRPKDSDSSVLFYNTDLSVGDHCRLPAGGSGLCVDVRRCPKVKYDFQIHRQVTFCGNSSIVCCPYHNVLNVTEQSVASRELDECEARYKGVHRKTYLYYELLEADKGDVDQFPHVVYIAWQSDNGSFYDCAGTLITKSVVLSTASCLERVNSKKVVVKLGFNATAPTLWIKEIILHPQFEPSTYRNDIAIAKIAGEVQPASGKMPACLWQNQTHTPFHLKQFMLTDTQYLNSYPMYNKDCEVFRHYGNRSLEPTQLCLSLEGEDQPIDPGEPAFWQKEFNDTEGSVVQYLVGIVSYVFPILTVHTRVESYVDWIKSII; translated from the exons ATGCCGAATGAGCGCGAGTCGTTGGATG ACTGCCACTTCCGGCATTACAGCCAAGGAGGGAGTAGTGCGGTAGCACCTGCGTTCGGTGTTCCGGCGTATCTTCGAGAGTTTGCTCACCTGGGAGCGATCGGATGGCGGCAAGATGATGGCAGCATCCAGTGGAACTGTGGTGGATCATTGATCTGGGAGAACTACGTGCTTACGGCCGCACATTGCACAGCAGACTTGGA CAATAAGCCCCCGGATGTGGTGCGTTTCGGAGACATTAATCTGTACAACGATACGGACGATGCGTACGCGCAACAGTTCAACATAGCGGAGGTCATCCGCCATCCGCAGCATAGGTACAGTGCCAAGTACCACGACATAGCGCTGCTGAAGTTGGAGAAGCATATTAC GCTAAACGAGACCGTAGCACCGGCATGTCTATGGGATGAGGAGGAACTGCGATTCACTACGCTACAAGCGGCCGGTTGGGGAGCTACCGGGTATGGTGA CTCACAAACGCCAGTGCTGTTGAAAGTATCGCTAGGGCCAGTGGACACGGAACATTGCAATCAGTTCTATCGAGCTGGTGATCGTGGTTTGAAGGTTGGTCTTCAACCGTACCAGCTGTGTGCGGGCGACGTGAAAATGGACACTTGTCCG GGAGATTCTGGAGGACCTCTGGAAGTGAAACTTCTGCACAACACCAAAGTAACACCTTTCATTGTGGGGGTAACGTCGTTCGGCAGCGCCTGTGGTCAGTCGACCCCGGGGGTTTATACGAAGGTCGCCGGCTACATTCCCTGGATACGGTCCGTTTTGGAGGTCCGAGGAGAAGAAGCTCCCG GATCACTGTACAACAACATTGCCATCGTGAAGCTGAGCGATCATTTCTTCTTCCATA ACGCCGAGCGAACGTTGCTTCTATCAAGGGCAGATCAGCATCGTGGCGTCAATTGCTCGGTCCCGGAAAAGTATTTACTCCGTTTGCGTAACGGCCTACGCGAGGAGCACCTGTGCTACGGTAACGAACCGTTCTTGGTGCCAGAAACCTGCGACCTACTGTACGGCGGGGCCGTGCAACGACGCGTGTTTCGCTTGGAGAAGTACTTCCAGCACGTTTATGCGCTGAACCTGTTCGGACGCGACTGTGGCTACGGTCAGTCCGCTGTTGGCGTGCGCATTTCGAGCCATTTCGAGTGGCTAAGCAAAATGCTGCTTACCAATCGACCCAAGGATTCAGACAGTTCGGTGCTGTTTTATAATACCGATTTGTCGGTCGGGGATCACTGTCGACTGCCGGCAGGAGGATCCGGACTGTGCGTCGATGTGCGCAGGTGCCCGAAGGTGAAGTACGACTTTCAAATTCATCGTCAAGTTACGTTCTGTGGCAACTCATCGATCGTTTGCTGTCCGTACCATAATGTGCTGAACGTCACCGAACAATCGGTGGCCAGCCGAGAATTGGACGAATGTGAAGCCCGCTACAAAGGGGTACACCGAAAGACCTATCTATACTACGAACTGCTCGAAGCGGATAAAGGAGACGTCGATCAGTTTCCTCATGTG GTTTACATTGCCTGGCAATCGGACAACGGATCGTTCTACGATTGCGCTGGGACGCTGATCACCAAAAGTGTGGTTCTCTCGACTGCCAGCTGTCTTGAACGGGTCAACTCTAAGAAGGTTGTCGTGAAGTTGGGCTTTAACGCCACAGCACCCACCCTGTGGATCAAAGAAATCATTCTACATCCTCAGTTCGAGCCCAGCACTTATCGGAATGATATCGCCATTGCAAAGATAGCCGGAGAAGTCCAACCGGCAAGCGGGAAGATGCCGGCATGCCTTTGGCAGAACCAAACGCACACCCCGTTCCACTTGAAGCAGTTCATGTTAACGG ACACTCAGTACCTGAACAGCTACCCCATGTACAACAAGGACTGTGAGGTGTTTCGGCACTACGGCAACAGGAGCCTGGAACCGACGCAGCTCTGTTTGAGCCTGGAAGGCGAGGACCAGCCAATTGATCCCGGTGAGCCAGCGTTTTGGCAAAAAGAGTTCAACGACACAGAGGGTTCGGTGGTGCAGTATCTGGTCGGGATCGTCAGCTACGTGTTTCCTATACTAACTGTCCACACTCGGGTCGAGTCGTACGTCGACTGGATCAAAAGTATCATTTAG